Proteins found in one Zea mays cultivar B73 chromosome 1, Zm-B73-REFERENCE-NAM-5.0, whole genome shotgun sequence genomic segment:
- the LOC100382264 gene encoding Peroxygenase-like, which yields MASPSPAVSSLETEAPQATVTRERRLNPDLQEHLPKPYLARAMVAVDPDHPTGTEGRDPRGMSVLQQHVAFFDRNGDGVVYPWETFKGMRAIGCGFFTSLVISFLINLVMSYPTQPGWLPSLLLSVHVKNIHKAKHGSDSETYDTEGRFDPSKFDAIFSKYGRTHPDALTKDEMNSMLKANRNIYDFLGWIAAIGEWHLLYSVAKDKDGLLQREIVRGLFDASLFERLQDSKKSS from the exons ATGGCGTCGCCGTCGCCCGCCGTCTCGTCTCTGGAGACGGAGGCGCCCCAGGCTACCGTCACGAGGGAGCGCAGGCTCAACCCCGACCTGCAGGAGCACCTTCCCAAGCCAT ATCTCGCGAGGGCTATGGTGGCGGTGGACCCGGACCATCCGACCGGGACCGAGGGGCGCGACCCCCGCGGCATGAGCGTGCTTCAGCAGCACGTGGCTTTCTTCGACCGCAACGGCGACGGCGTCGTCTACCCCTGGGAGACTTTCAAAG GCATGCGAGCAATAGGGTGTGGGTTCTTTACATCCCTCGTCATCTCGTTCCTCATCAACCTCGTCATGAGTTATCCCACTCAGCCG GGATGGCTACCCTCCCTTTTGCTCTCCGTTCatgtaaagaacattcataagGCTAAACACGGGAGTGACTCCGAAACGTATGACACTGAAGGGAG GTTTGACCCATCAAAATTCGACGCTATATTTAGCAAGTATGGTCGTACTCATCCAGATGCGTTGACAAAAGATGAGATGAATTCGATGCTTAAGGCAAACCGCAATATATATGATTTCCTCGGCTG GATCGCTGCTATCGGTGAATGGCATCTACTCTACAGCGTGGCAAAGGACAAAGATGGCCTGTTGCAGCGAGAAATTGTCCGGGGCCTGTTCGATGCGAGTCTATTTGAGCGACTGCAGGACAGCAAAAAATCCTCCTGA
- the LOC100382264 gene encoding peroxygenase-like isoform X1, which yields MASPSPAVSSLETEAPQATVTRERRLNPDLQEHLPKPYLARAMVAVDPDHPTGTEGRDPRGMSVLQQHVAFFDRNGDGVVYPWETFKGMRAIGCGFFTSLVISFLINLVMSYPTQPGWLPSLLLSVHVKNIHKAKHGSDSETYDTEGRFDPSKFDAIFSKYGRTHPDALTKDEMNSMLKANRNIYDFLGCARMEVYIVYP from the exons ATGGCGTCGCCGTCGCCCGCCGTCTCGTCTCTGGAGACGGAGGCGCCCCAGGCTACCGTCACGAGGGAGCGCAGGCTCAACCCCGACCTGCAGGAGCACCTTCCCAAGCCAT ATCTCGCGAGGGCTATGGTGGCGGTGGACCCGGACCATCCGACCGGGACCGAGGGGCGCGACCCCCGCGGCATGAGCGTGCTTCAGCAGCACGTGGCTTTCTTCGACCGCAACGGCGACGGCGTCGTCTACCCCTGGGAGACTTTCAAAG GCATGCGAGCAATAGGGTGTGGGTTCTTTACATCCCTCGTCATCTCGTTCCTCATCAACCTCGTCATGAGTTATCCCACTCAGCCG GGATGGCTACCCTCCCTTTTGCTCTCCGTTCatgtaaagaacattcataagGCTAAACACGGGAGTGACTCCGAAACGTATGACACTGAAGGGAG GTTTGACCCATCAAAATTCGACGCTATATTTAGCAAGTATGGTCGTACTCATCCAGATGCGTTGACAAAAGATGAGATGAATTCGATGCTTAAGGCAAACCGCAATATATATGATTTCCTCGGCTG TGCCAGAATGGAAGTTTACATTGTGTATCCATAG